The DNA window taaaccgatagttaAATATTAGTAAACCGATTGTAAAATTaacaatgaatttttttatatatatagatagcAAACTGATAGTTCATTATTAGTAAGCtcttaatttttgataaaagatTACATAATTCTTAATAATTATACAAAATGTACAACTTCATGAGCATCtctaacattacaaaagaatagGCAAATGCTTAATAGTTGAGGCATAAATTGTAACAAGTTGAAACCAGAAATCCCATCCACTTGAAATCTTCCACATATGCggtttctttctttctttcagCTTTACTATAAATGTCTTATCACCTTCATGCACGCTGTACAAATGTGTAATTGATGGTGTACTCTGTGTAAACAAATAATTAGTAGTACAACTTACATATAGAAAATAGTTAGTTTACTATTGGTAAACAAAAAAGTTTTATAAGATTTTGCAGCTCCTTAAGGTCTATTTCCTTAAATGTTGATACTGGATGTTGATGGTTGATTGGTTGTACATATTTCTTCTTTTCAATCTTAGCATAATTCATAATCAAAGTGTCGGACCTCAAATTcctatttacaaaaaaaaactgcATATTAGCGTTAATAAAATTGATAGACTAACTACACATACACAATGAACATATTcaagaatttgaaaataaatgaacttACATAAAATTGAAGATGTCAGCAGCCGATCCCATTGGGACAAAAGACAATTTTCTGTTtctaattttattatacatAGAAAGCTAATATAGATAATAAAAGCCAAGGACCTGTTCAAAATGAAGTTTGGAACCCAAATGGAAAATACAGAGTTGTTAGCACTAAACATATGCCTGAAACTCGCTGGATTAATCTCTTGATCTAGCAAGGTTGGAAGGTCAATTCCAAAACAGATATAAACAAAAATCTATTGATTGAAGCATATAAACAAACAGTTTGAAAGCAATAAGATTTATATCTAAAGttagtaaaaaaatcaattacaaGACTGATATCAAAcataaatttgaatatttacgACACATTagcaaataaaatcaaacatttgAGCTAAATTAATACAGTTATTTAgctaaatttaaaatcataaatacaattgaaagtgaacaCAATTGTGATTGATTACACGCACCGGAATTGTTTGGAAAACCTGCCGTCGTGATTGTGATTGATTACACTCACCGGAACCGTTTGGAAAACTCATGCCGTCGTGATTCTTCACTTTTTCTTTGAGTTTCTGATTGGTTATCCTCTTTTTactgaaattttgattgatttttatgAACTGTGATCGATTGATGCTCTGTTATTTGATTTATTGTGTTAGAACTGTGATTAATCGAAGTTTTGAGAGAAATCGTTCtctgaatttgagaaaaatttgagaaaaatcgTCGAATGTGTTTGATGGAATTTCTGATTATGCTTTTGAACTGAGTTTGTTTCCTATTTAAGGGAATCGTATTTGTCTAAACTAGGAAACATATTTTTGCAAAGAAACTTGGTCAAATCGTATTATTTTAATGATCTTAGTCAACCTGTATTTCTGAGATTATTTTGCTGTTTGGTATacatttgtctaaaaatccctCAAATCATGCGGCCCAATGTAGGCCGAGGCCCAATAAGTACGCAGCCCATCTGGACAAAAGTCACAAACCAGGACATGGAGCAACACATTACACATGGGGCTTAAACCTAGAAACAAACCTAAGTCTTAACCAAACAGACCCTTAACTCTACAACCTTAATTAACTTATTTTCACTCAattctccaaaaaaaaaaaaaacttattttcaCTCACCACCATCTCCATTTTTTCCCTTTATTTTCTCCTTTACCAATTCTTGAAGCAATATCAGGTTCGTCGCTAATTCTTGCTAGCATTGCCTGTGAATTTTAAactgctattttttttattaatttacttCATTAGGCAGCTCTACTAATgctaatttttcttttggtaGTTAGATATATGTATTGAATTTAATGAATTCCCCATCTATTGCTATTGTTCTTCTTTTTACTCGCGATCTTTTGTATGTTTATTGATAGCTTTAATGATATATTGCaggttattattatattaattagggTGAATTAGGTGGTAGAAGAACTATTATATATCTTAACCCTGATAGGAAAGTTTACGTCGGGTGATTGGTAGTCTATTCGTAATCGAGATTTAAAGGAAGTCTCCTGAAGTAAGTTGGTTGAGCGGACTGTTTTAGGTGAACATAGTAATGCCAGTAAGGAGACCTGTCTAGAGAGAAATGGGGTCGTGTAATGGAGGAACTGTACCGTGTGAGGATTTGGGGAAAATAAGTAACTCAATTGAGCAGCGCGATTCTCGTTCAATGATAAATGCATCTTTGCAAAGAGTTGCAGGTGGAGATCCTCCAATCAGCAATACAGTAGAGTTAGATGTTAGAGAGTCTCAATGTAATTTGGATGCAAATTGTTCAGACACAAATAAACAGAAGGGGAGGAGGTGGATACGGAGAAAGCTAGCAGATCTTATGCAGAAAGGCCGATTAGACATTCAAGGGGACGCTTCTTTGGTTAAGGAAGATTTCGTTAAACCAAATTCACACGATAAATCTGTAGTTGTTACTAATGGAAAGACTGATTTGGAAGTAGCTCCACTTCCGGAGTTGAGCAAGTCCCAAAAGAAAAAGATGAGGAGAAAGCGCAAGCGTAGCGCATCTGTGATTGATGATAAAGCTCGTGTTCCTGCTACCGACTTGGATTCGAAAAAAATGGATGGGAGTGCTTTAAATTCTGAAAAACAAAGTGATAACCCGAAACGTCCGAAATTGAGAAGGTCCCAAaggataaaaatgaaaatggagCTCGAGCGTAATGCATCTGTGACTGATGATAAAGCTCATGTTCTTGTTACTGACTTGGATTTGACAAAGAGGGATGAGAATGCTTCAAAATCTGAAAAACAAAGTGATAACCCAAGAAGTTCGAAATTGAGCAGGTCCCAAAGGCTAAGAATGAAAAGGAAGCTCAAGCGTAATGCATCTGTGATTGATGATAAAGCTCATGTTCCTGTTACTGACTTGGGTTCGAAGAAGATGGATGAAAATGCTTTAAAGTCTGAAAAGCAAGGTGATAACCCAAGAAGTCCGGAATTGAGCAAGTCAGAGGGGAAGAAAATtgaaacaaagccaaagttTGCTGCATCTCTGACTGAGGATAAAGCTCGTGTTCATCTTGCTGGGTTGGACCTGATAAAGATAGACGGAAATGCTTTAAAATCTGAACAACAGAGTGGTTGTCCTGGAGATCCAGAATTGAGCAAGTTGGAGAAGAAAGGAAGAAAAAAGAAGCAGAAGCTTAATGCATCCTTGGTTGATGATAACCGTGTTGTTGATTTGGACTTGATAAAGATAGATGGAAATGCGTTAAATTCTGAAAAACAAAGGGATTCCCCAGTACCAGAATTGACCAAGTCAGAGAGGAAGAGATTAAAGAAGGAGCATAAGCTTACTGCATCTACGTTTGATGATAAAGCTCATGTTCCTCTTGCGGAGTTGGATTTTATAAAGATAGGTGAAAATGCATTAAATTCTGAAAAACAAAGGGATTCCCTAGGACCAGTATTGAGCAAGTCAGAAAGGAAGAGATTAAAAAAGGAGCAGAAGCTTACTGCATCTGTGGTTGACGATAAAGAGCACATTCCTCATACCGTGTTGGACTTGATAAAGATAAATGAAAATGCTTTAAATTCTGAAAAACAAAGGGATTCCCCAGGACCAGTATTGAGCAAGTCGGAGAAGAAGAGATTAAAGAAGGAGCAGAAGCTTTCTGCACCTGTGGTTGATGATAAAGCTCATGTTCCTCTTGCTGAGTTGGACTTTATTAAGATAGATGAAAATGCTTTAAATTCTGAAAAACAAAGTTATCCCGTAGTACCAGAATTGAGCAAGTCAGAAAGGAAGAGATTAAAAAAGGAGCGGAAGATTAATGCATCCGTGGTTGATGATAAAGAGCACGTTCCTTATGCCGTGTTGGACTTGATAAAGATAAATGAAACTGCTTTAAATTCTGAAAAGCAAAGTGATTCCCCAGGGCCAGTATTGAGCAAGTCGGAGAAGAAGAGATTAAAAAAGGAGCAGAAGCTTTCTGCATCTGTGATTGATAATAAAGCTCATTTTCCTCTTGCTGAGTTGGACTTCATAAAGATAGATGAAAATGCTTTAAATTCTGAAAAACAAAGTGATTCCGCAGTATCAGAATTGAGCAAGTCAGAAAGGAAGAGAACAAAAAAGAAGCGGAAGCTTAATTCATCCATGGCTGATGATAAAGCTCATGTTCCTTTTGGTGAGTTGAATTTGATAAAGATGGaggaaaatattttgaaattggaACAACCAAGTGATTCGCCAGGAAGTCCAAGCACCAGTTTGGTGAAGGAACATGATAATAATGGTGAGGGCGATCTTGTGGTTCAAAAGGAAAATTTTAAATCCTATCATATGAATGTCAATTCAAATAACCATCAAAGAAGAAAAAGACAGTCCTCAGACTCTGAGGAGAAAGTTGAACCTGTTACGGGCTCTATACAAACTTCACCAGATTCAAATGAAGTGCCTTCATTAAAAATCCCAGAGAATGAGGTAGAGAGTTTGCAAAGCGGGGCATGTGCTACTTCAATTAAAGTTGCCGAAGATGTTGATTTCGATTATCAAATTGAGGACAATCTTCCTCAAGCATCGCACTCTTCAATAGCAGGACTCCGTGTTGTCTATCCTGATAAAAAGCTACTTATCCTTGATGTCAATGGACTTCTAGCTGATATACTTCCATATGGTGAAACATCAAAGAAGGCCCACATTACAATAGCGAGGAAATCAGGTTACACTATGTACATTCGTCTTTATATTTGCATCATGTTTGTATTTCTCGATTTATCACCTAAATTAACTTTGCTTTTGCTGTCTTTCAGTTTTTAAAAGGCCATTCTGTGACGACTTTTTACAGTTTTGCTTTGAGAAGTTTAATGTCGGGGTTTGGTCATCAAGAACCAAGTATCGTCTTCTTTTAAGTGATTAAACTTTTTACTTCATTTCTTAATCATAGTTTATTTATTGCTCTGCACGATTATTCATATTATTTGTAATTCCTTTTAATCTTCATT is part of the Mercurialis annua linkage group LG3, ddMerAnnu1.2, whole genome shotgun sequence genome and encodes:
- the LOC126671123 gene encoding uncharacterized protein LOC126671123 isoform X2, giving the protein MGSCNGGTVPCEDLGKISNSIEQRDSRSMINASLQRVAGGDPPISNTVELDVRESQCNLDANCSDTNKQKGRRWIRRKLADLMQKGRLDIQGDASLVKEDFVKPNSHDKSVVVTNGKTDLEVAPLPELSKSQKKKMRRKRKRSASVIDDKARVPATDLDSKKMDGSALNSEKQSDNPKRPKLRRSQRIKMKMELERNASVTDDKAHVLVTDLDLTKRDENASKSEKQSDNPRSSKLSRSQRLRMKRKLKRNASVIDDKAHVPVTDLGSKKMDENALKSEKQGDNPRSPELSKSEGKKIETKPKFAASLTEDKARVHLAGLDLIKIDGNALKSEQQSGCPGDPELSKLEKKGRKKKQKLNASLVDDNRVVDLDLIKIDGNALNSEKQRDSPVPELTKSERKRLKKEHKLTASTFDDKAHVPLAELDFIKIGENALNSEKQRDSLGPVLSKSERKRLKKEQKLTASVVDDKEHIPHTVLDLIKINENALNSEKQRDSPGPVLSKSEKKRLKKEQKLSAPVVDDKAHVPLAELDFIKIDENALNSEKQSYPVVPELSKSERKRLKKERKINASVVDDKEHVPYAVLDLIKINETALNSEKQSDSPGPVLSKSEKKRLKKEQKLSASVIDNKAHFPLAELDFIKIDENALNSEKQSDSAVSELSKSERKRTKKKRKLNSSMADDKAHVPFGELNLIKMEENILKLEQPSDSPGSPSTSLVKEHDNNGEGDLVVQKENFKSYHMNVNSNNHQRRKRQSSDSEEKVEPVTGSIQTSPDSNEVPSLKIPENEVESLQSGACATSIKVAEDVDFDYQIEDNLPQASHSSIAGLRVVYPDKKLLILDVNGLLADILPYGETSKKAHITIARKSVFKRPFCDDFLQFCFEKFNVGVWSSRTKYRLLLRKMWTL
- the LOC126671123 gene encoding uncharacterized protein LOC126671123 isoform X1 — its product is MGSCNGGTVPCEDLGKISNSIEQRDSRSMINASLQRVAGGDPPISNTVELDVRESQCNLDANCSDTNKQKGRRWIRRKLADLMQKGRLDIQGDASLVKEDFVKPNSHDKSVVVTNGKTDLEVAPLPELSKSQKKKMRRKRKRSASVIDDKARVPATDLDSKKMDGSALNSEKQSDNPKRPKLRRSQRIKMKMELERNASVTDDKAHVLVTDLDLTKRDENASKSEKQSDNPRSSKLSRSQRLRMKRKLKRNASVIDDKAHVPVTDLGSKKMDENALKSEKQGDNPRSPELSKSEGKKIETKPKFAASLTEDKARVHLAGLDLIKIDGNALKSEQQSGCPGDPELSKLEKKGRKKKQKLNASLVDDNRVVDLDLIKIDGNALNSEKQRDSPVPELTKSERKRLKKEHKLTASTFDDKAHVPLAELDFIKIGENALNSEKQRDSLGPVLSKSERKRLKKEQKLTASVVDDKEHIPHTVLDLIKINENALNSEKQRDSPGPVLSKSEKKRLKKEQKLSAPVVDDKAHVPLAELDFIKIDENALNSEKQSYPVVPELSKSERKRLKKERKINASVVDDKEHVPYAVLDLIKINETALNSEKQSDSPGPVLSKSEKKRLKKEQKLSASVIDNKAHFPLAELDFIKIDENALNSEKQSDSAVSELSKSERKRTKKKRKLNSSMADDKAHVPFGELNLIKMEENILKLEQPSDSPGSPSTSLVKEHDNNGEGDLVVQKENFKSYHMNVNSNNHQRRKRQSSDSEEKVEPVTGSIQTSPDSNEVPSLKIPENEVESLQSGACATSIKVAEDVDFDYQIEDNLPQASHSSIAGLRVVYPDKKLLILDVNGLLADILPYGETSKKAHITIARKSVFKRPFCDDFLQFCFEKFNVGVWSSRTKKNVDAVIKFLTGDSKHKLLFCWHQSQCTDTGFTTVENSSKPMVLKELRKLWLKLDRHLPWNKGDFDESNTLLLDDSPYKALGNPPHTAIFPPSYSYKDAEDSSLGPGGDLRVYLEKLAEAPNVQDFVAKNPFGQRAITKSDPSWGFYQKILRA